Below is a genomic region from candidate division SR1 bacterium Aalborg_AAW-1.
CCACCTATGTTTAGTTTTTGATATACTTATGAGTGTAATAACTCAGCATGGAAAACAATGCAAGCAGCATGTATGCTCTATCCTGTAGTACAAGAACAATTTAATGGAATGTCAGGAATGTTACCAATAGGCGCAAGCATTGGAAAAATATCATTTTATGACAATACGAAAAGATTCGCTGATTTTGTAAGTAATAATCAATGACTCTTTAAAGAGAATTTTACTTTTTCTCTGTATAACGCTATTGATTCTAGCTATGCAAAAAAATTCCCTTATAGAAACAATATTGCATCCAATCTAGCTATAAAAATGAAGAGATATGGATTATCAGTAAATGATGTTATTAATGCTGAACAGCCATCGTCTGGTACTATTATTATGATTAGTGGATCTGGTGAATATCAAGAAACACTCAAAAGTCTTTCAGAATTTCTTACTATCGATACAGTAAAATTCAATGAAGCAACCGTAGATATGAGTGGTAATGCATTACCAAATCATATCGATATTTATCTTGGTAATACCTTTATTGAAGAATTCTGAAACCAAAGATTTACTACTTACCTTACCAATGCTCAACAATCAAATCAATAATAAACTCAATGAACTTATTACATTTGTCAAATGACTATGATTTACTAACTCTGATAATTTAACAGAGATACAGAAAGAAATACTTTTAACAGCATTTGTTCATAAATCATATGCTTCAGATTTTGTTCCTGCATTGTCACACAACGAAAGACTAGAATTTTTATGAGATAGTATCTTATGAGCAGCAATAGGGTCTCTGTTATATAACACCTATCCAGAACGATCAGAAGCACAAATGACCCTCTATAAAATAGCACTCGTAAGAGAAGAAACACTTGCAAAAGTAGCACGTGACATACACCTTTGAGAACATCTTTTTCTCTCAAAAGGAGAAGAAAAACAATGATGAATAGAAAAAGAATCTATACTTTCTGATGGATTGGAAGCTCTTATTGGAGCATGATATTTAATTTACGGATTTGAACAAACCTATAACTTTATTCGTCAGACCATTCGAAAAAACTTAGAAGAATTCATAGAAACAGATTGTAAAAGTTATAAATCTCTTATCCAAGAACGAGCACAAGGGAATGGTCTTCCTCTTCCAAGTTATCATACAAGAGAAATGAATGAAAAAGGAGAAAAATTATTTGAATCAGAGCTTATAATCAACAATACCCTCTATGGTAAAGGTCAAGGGAAAAACAAGAAAAAATCACAAGAAGAAGCAGCAAAAGACGCCTATCTCCAGAGAGAACACATATTTTGAATGCTATAATCACTACACATACTCGACCATAAGAAATAGTGTTATATACATTACTCTTGCATTAATTAGTAAATTTAGATATAAAATAAAAATAATATTATTTATTTTTCTTGTGATATAGTAGAATGAAGAAACAACAAATCTGACTTTTCAAAATTATTAAACATTCATTTTTCTGGATAGCGGTATCTGTTATGATGATGATCGGAAGTATTGTGTTGTTTGTTGTAAACGCAAGACTCTCTATTGAATTTACTGGAGGTATTGATCTTACTATCAACGAACTCAACAATGAAGAAAACCTTGTATCTGCACTGAAAGATGGTCTCACGGCACAAGGATTTAATCAGCCACAAATCAATATTGAGAAAGAAGGAACAAATACGAGTCTTCTTGTTTCTCTTCCTTTTGAAAACGACGAACAAGTCAAAGAAGTAAGTAGTGGTGTAAATCAAATTCTTCTCAATCAATGATTTATCTCAAGTCCTGATGCTATTGTCGGTTTATCTCTCAACGGACCTAGTGTATCATCATACATGAAATCAGGAGCCATTAACGCTATCATAGTCGGACTCATTCTCATTTCAATCTACATTATGTTCTCTTTTGCTAGTGTAAGAAAACATATATCCCCTCTTGTGTTAGGATGAGTTACTATCCTAACAATGTTGTTTGATACCAGTATTGCATTATGAGCGTATGGATTATGGATGGCATTTAACAGTACCGTTACCGTAGACACGATCTTCATTATCTCTATCCTTACCATTATGGGTTATAGTATAAATGATACTATTATTATTCTTGATAGAATTAGAGAAAATATTGCAAGACAAAGTGATTCTCTTGACAAAGGAACAGTGTTATATGGACAACTCGTTGAAGATAGTATTTGGCAAACTATGAGAAGGTCATTAGGAACTGGTGTAACGACATTACTTGTAACTCTGACTATGTTTATCTTTGGTACTGATATGTTGCAAAAATTTGCATTTACTATCGCTATAGGAATCATAGCTGGAACATATTCATCTCTCTTCTTCGCTTCTCCTATGACGTATATCTTCCTTAATAAATGGAAGAAAGAATTAAAAAAACTATAGAACTACCCTAAGGTAGTTTTTTCTCTTTTATATTCATAATTATACATTACCAATGCATAAGAAAATCATTATTATAATTACACTTTGTGTTGTAGCAATCTTCAATGCTGCTTATTTAACACATCTAGCATATTCAGAATTAGCTGGACCATCATTTTGTGATATTAATAGTACATTATCATGTAATAGTGTCCTTGCTCATCCAGCCGCACAAATCTTTGGAGTACCATTTCCTGTCATTGCATTACTTGTTTATCCTCTATTACTTATCATCAGTATTTTATGATACACAAAGACAATCACAAGTCATCGAACACGACTTCGTCGATTATCACTATGAGGAATACTTTTCAATTCGTATGTAATTAGCCAAGAAGCATTTGTAATCAAAGCATTTTGTCCATTATGCCTTATCTGTACTGCTATTATCATCACTATTCATATACTTACTTATAATAACAAAGCTAGTATTAATCAAAATCAAGAAATTATTGAAGCATAATCAGTACAAAACTTGTCATCAAAGACAGGTTTTTTATTGTTTTAAAAAAAGATTTGTATATACTATAGAACAATGAGAATTATAGCAAAAAATAAAAGAGCATATTTTGATTACGATATCGATCAGACACGAGAAGCTGGTCTTATTTTGCAATGACACGAAGTCAAAGCCTGTAAACTCGATCACTGTACGATAACTGAAGCTATTATTAAAATTGATGAAAAAAATAAAATATTGAATATCATCAATATGGATATTCCACTATACAGTAAAACACAACACAACCTCGCTCCCTGATATATACCCAAAAGACCAAGATGATTGCTCCTCAATCAAAAAGAACTCACTCGTATTTATGCATCATTGAAACAAGGATGAGGATATACAATCATACCGCTTGAACTCTTTGAGACAAAAAATCGTAGACTCAAACTCAAGATAGGTCTAGCGAAACTTCGTCGTAAAGTAGAGAAAAAACAGATCTTAAAAGAAAAAGACACCGATAGACAGATGAGAAGAGAGATTAGGGAATACTAATCAAAAGTTATCACCTCTACCCTCTCTCCTTGATAAAAATATCACTTACTATCCTTAGCATCATAACCATCACCATCAGATAGTACTTCAAAGTTCTCACGATCTACTCACTGTAAGATACGATGTATATTACCGTCAGAGTATACAATTTTTTCTTTATCTTGAAGATAAAATGAAGTAAGAACCTCTACACTACTAGGATCAATATCATCAATACGATCACCCAACATATAGACATGATTGGTGTCTTTAGCATAAGGTATGATATTATAATAACGTAATGAATACAATGACTGAAAAGAGTCTGCATCAGCACCAACAATCTGAGTATGTTGTCCTTCCCAAGTATAATAAACATTACTAGTATTTTTCATATATACTCATCAAGGAAGTACTGATGGAACGTCTCCACCTGAAAAAAATAATTTTCCATCTTTATAAAGATTATTCTTATCTCTCGACCACGACTGATCTATAGGAGTAAATGTTTCATAGTGTATTCCTTGTAGTTCAGTTTTTGTTATAAAATTATTAGGATCAGAAACAAAAAATATTTTTTTCTGACGCTCATCTCGTACGTAATATCTGAGAATATCAGAAAGCCCATCACGTTCATATGGTTGTAGAGGATAATTATAATGTCGCTCTTGAGGATAAAATGCATTGTGAGCAAGCACTATAGCTTCTTGGTGTTGTTCTTGTTCAATATTGGCAGATCTTTGTTGATAAGCATAGACACTTCAAGCCAACACTGTTACACCAACCATTCAGAGAAAAATTTTCTGGAGCATTGTCATATTTTATATAAATCAATATAATAATAATGACATTTTGTAAAAAAGCAAATTTTATGATACAAAAAAATGAGGAAAGAAAACCTTCCTCATTCACTAATAACCAAACATTAAAACTTAAATAGTTATTGTTCCACCACTAGGAGAAAACGAGATTCCTCCACCTAATTTTAATACATTTTTCATGATTTCTAAAATTTTTTGTTAGACATTTATTTTTGTACAATAATAGTATATATCAAGATGAATAAAATCAAGATATTCTTAGCATTGAATTTACAATCATAAACTATATACTACATCAATAAAGTTTATTATCCTGTTGTATACATGACTCCTTTTAAACAGATATTTGCACAACTTCTTGCTCCTCATCTCCCAGAATTATCAGTTGAAGAAATTATTAATCTTATCGAGGTACCACCTCAAGGATTATGAGCTGATCTTGCTTTCCCTTGTTTTTCTCTTGCTAAGACACGTGGACAATCTCCAGTTCAGATCAGCGGAGACATAGCCAACACAATTCAAAAAACTCCCAACACCAATCAAAACACAACAAGTAAATGACCATACATCAATATCTCCTTTGATCCGCTGTTTGTTATAGAAAAAATCAAAGAGTTTAACACTCATAACTCTACACTTTCAACTCCGAAGGGATTAGTTCTCATCGAGTCTCCAAGTCCCAACACCAACAAACCACTGCATCTGGGTCATGTCAGGAATATGGTTTTGGGTAATGTACTTGCACGTAGTATGACTCATGAGTGATATGATATCCAGAAGGTAGAAGTAGTAAATGATCGTGGTATTCACATCTGTAAATCAATGCTTGCCTATAAACTCTGGGGAAACAATGCAGAACCTGACAAAAAATCTGATCACTACGTAGGTGACTGGTATGTTCGCTATGCGAGTGAAGAAGAGAAGAATCCAGAACTGAAAGAACAAGCCCAATCTATGCTTCGTGACCGAGAAGATGGAGATCCAGAAGTTCGTGCGTTATGGAAAAAAATGAATAAGCGAGCCATTGATGGTATTAGAGAAACGTATACGAGATATTGAACCCATATCGATGATGCGACGTTTGAGAGTGATGTGTATCAAGACGGAAAAGAAGTAGCAGAACAAGGATTAGCAAAAGGCGTCTTCGTACGTGATCCTAAAGGAAATATTGCCCTTCCCTTACCCATCAATAAAGAAGAGACAAGCTACTTTGTCGTCTTAAGATCAGATGGAACAACACTCTATGCAACCCAAGATCTAGCCCTCGTAGACAAAAGGTTTAAAACCTATCATATGGACAAGATGGTCTATGTAGTTGGTAACGAACAAGACGACTATTTTAGAGCATTATTCAAATGCTTCAAA
It encodes:
- the smpB gene encoding SsrA-binding protein encodes the protein MRIIAKNKRAYFDYDIDQTREAGLILQGHEVKACKLDHCTITEAIIKIDEKNKILNIINMDIPLYSKTQHNLAPGYIPKRPRGLLLNQKELTRIYASLKQGGGYTIIPLELFETKNRRLKLKIGLAKLRRKVEKKQILKEKDTDRQMRREIREY
- a CDS encoding Vitamin K epoxide reductase family protein; amino-acid sequence: MHKKIIIIITLCVVAIFNAAYLTHLAYSELAGPSFCDINSTLSCNSVLAHPAAQIFGVPFPVIALLVYPLLLIISILGYTKTITSHRTRLRRLSLGGILFNSYVISQEAFVIKAFCPLCLICTAIIITIHILTYNNKASINQNQEIIEA
- the rnc gene encoding Ribonuclease 3; translation: MLNNQINNKLNELITFVKGLGFTNSDNLTEIQKEILLTAFVHKSYASDFVPALSHNERLEFLGDSILGAAIGSLLYNTYPERSEAQMTLYKIALVREETLAKVARDIHLGEHLFLSKGEEKQGGIEKESILSDGLEALIGAGYLIYGFEQTYNFIRQTIRKNLEEFIETDCKSYKSLIQERAQGNGLPLPSYHTREMNEKGEKLFESELIINNTLYGKGQGKNKKKSQEEAAKDAYLQREHIFGML
- a CDS encoding preprotein translocase subunit SecF, whose amino-acid sequence is MKKQQIGLFKIIKHSFFWIAVSVMMMIGSIVLFVVNARLSIEFTGGIDLTINELNNEENLVSALKDGLTAQGFNQPQINIEKEGTNTSLLVSLPFENDEQVKEVSSGVNQILLNQGFISSPDAIVGLSLNGPSVSSYMKSGAINAIIVGLILISIYIMFSFASVRKHISPLVLGGVTILTMLFDTSIALGAYGLWMAFNSTVTVDTIFIISILTIMGYSINDTIIILDRIRENIARQSDSLDKGTVLYGQLVEDSIWQTMRRSLGTGVTTLLVTLTMFIFGTDMLQKFAFTIAIGIIAGTYSSLFFASPMTYIFLNKWKKELKKL
- the argS gene encoding Arginine--tRNA ligase is translated as MTPFKQIFAQLLAPHLPELSVEEIINLIEVPPQGLGADLAFPCFSLAKTRGQSPVQISGDIANTIQKTPNTNQNTTSKGPYINISFDPLFVIEKIKEFNTHNSTLSTPKGLVLIESPSPNTNKPLHLGHVRNMVLGNVLARSMTHEGYDIQKVEVVNDRGIHICKSMLAYKLWGNNAEPDKKSDHYVGDWYVRYASEEEKNPELKEQAQSMLRDREDGDPEVRALWKKMNKRAIDGIRETYTRYGTHIDDATFESDVYQDGKEVAEQGLAKGVFVRDPKGNIALPLPINKEETSYFVVLRSDGTTLYATQDLALVDKRFKTYHMDKMVYVVGNEQDDYFRALFKCFKALDYPFASQCHHLSYGMIELPNGKMKSRTGNVIDADNLIEELHQESVEEITRRNPDLDERTAHERAEKIALGAINFFMIKTDPAKGFVFDPAESLSFEGETGPYIQYTYARIGSIITKVKELGTNNQNEKKLETNNQDEKELETTKQLYFHLGSQDEIISKSNTEYKPSTLARYTLDLCQMINSFYQQYHIINPGDLSLTQTRGQVLQDVHTTLGNMMNILGIPRIDTM